The nucleotide sequence cttcctcctcctactcATCCCTTCTCCCACCTCTCCCAGTATGACACAGGTGACCAGAGGTCACGCCAATGCCctccctgttatgtactgagctgaatcctagaacaataggatccagaatgcagcagtctgattggtccgcaggagccacccaatccagctccaggtggaagtgaatcagcgacctgattggcctgcaagagcagccaatcaggctcctggaggaagtgaatccgcaacctgattggcctccaggagtagcccggaattagccaatcacgtggggcccattgtgtaaataatgtatatatagcagacgttttggggaaagactcgttccttgctactatgagctgaataaagagcatcaaattcacacttgactACGAGTATatttctccctggaaaagaccctggtgctgggaaagatggagggcacaaggagaaggggacggcagaggatgagatggttggacagtgttctcgaagcgactagcatgagtttggccaaactgcaggaggcagtgaaagataggtgtgcctggcgtgctctggtccatggggtcacgaagagtcggacacgactgaacaacaacaacaacaatatttcactggcgacgaggatgggattcgaacccacgttCACTCCCTCTGCCatcagattattttttaaagccctaaatgacatGTGGCCCCAAATATCTAAAAGACCCCTCCTTCCCTATAGACGCTCTTGGTCCAAGGGGGCCCTCTTGGTGGTTCCCCCACCCATAAGAGTTCAGGTGCTGGTGGCCCCAATATTGTgggactccctccccacagagttgCATCTGACACCTTATATCGTTTCCGCTCTATGCTGAAGAAGACACACCTTAGGCCTTGACACCTGAGATAtggtcccgttcccccccccccgacacattCCATTTCTGTGGCCGTAatttgctttaactgtttttaatatggaATTTTAAACCTCTGCAACCTGCCTTGGGACATGATGGTGAAAGGTGGTACTAAATGGGAATAACAgtaatactgtaataaaatgataataatgtacatatacagttgtaccttggaagtcaaatggaatccgttccggaaacgTTCGGAAAcaaaggcgcggcttccgattggtttccGATTGCGCAAGCGCGCtggaaacaatagcggaagctgcactggacattcggcttccccccaaaaaagtttgaaaaccagaacactcacttctgattTTCAATCGTACAGGAGCCAGaatgttcaactcccaaggcgtttgggaactgAAGTACAAATGTACACACACTGCGATCAGTCTGTCTGGTAAAATTTGACCTGAGGTAAAAATTCTCtcccgccctcccatcagggtcAATACTTAGTCCCCTAGCCCAAAGGTGAGCAAATCTTTCACCCAAAGAATCTTCCAGAAGGAACTGAAAACAGGGCAAGCTGGCATGTTTGTATGTGTTTGAGGGTGTATGAGAGACCATCGACATTTAAAAGTTTCCTCTCCACTAAATCAGCCCGCCACATCTGAAATGTCTCACAAGCTGAGGCTGTCCGCGCTGCACTTAAAGAATGATGGAAATCAAACAACAGGATTAAAAGGAGGCGGGAAAACATTCCTGACTTCAGTTGGCCAAAATGGAGGTTTCAGGACACAAGCATATACAGCTTCCTGCTACCGAGTCAAACCATAATGCCCATTTATGATCTGGCAGCCATTCTCCGAGGCATCATAAGCAGGAGAAGAGACTTTGGATTtcattttaatttgatttgatgTTTATcagctgctttcttttttaaaaaaaaaagtccccagGGCACCCCTCAGAAAGAATCCAATTTCCCTGCTAAAAAGGCTTCTATTTCCCTCTTTCTCCGGACGCTTGAGGATTAATTTAGCGTTTCTTTATTACTTGTGTGAGGGGTGGGGTTttgaacttaatttgttttggtgagggagctgaaggtgtggggtgtgtgtttctcccttccaactaaacatttctcCAGCGCTCAGCAGCCTCCCCAGGTGCCTGCACTTACTGATCTGAAAAAAGTCTGATGGGAGGGTTTGTCTCCCgcgcacccaggaaggctgcagagggcagaccAATGGGAATTTGTAGAATAAAAGGAAGGACACTCACACTGCCGGCCACCTCAACAGTAAGATAAGCATAGTAGCAGCCAGTGGAGCGACACCGGTGGGATAATGCTGGTGAAGCTGTGTcgatcgtttccaggcctttgaccaaaatggtcaaaggcctggaaacgatgccttatgaggaacgacttagggagctgggtatgtttagcctggagaagagaaggtctgggctggacgatgggggtggagacgctccttcaggtatactgggccaaggccgtttggggctttaaagatcagcaccaacactttgaattgtgcttggaaacgaaCTGGAAGCTaaggtaggtctttcaggaccggtgttatatggtctcagtggccactctcagtcaccagtctggctttATATCTAAAGATATAAAGAGGGCCCTATGCATAAGCTGAGGCAAGTCTAGCCCTGAATTCAGTGAAAttcagaggagggcgaccaaaatggtcaaaggcctggaaacgatgccttatgaggaacgacttagggagctgggtatgtttagcctggagaagagaaggttaaggggtgatatgatagccatgttcaaatatataaaaggatgtcatatagaggagggagaaaggtttttttctgctgctccagagaaacggacacggagcaatggattcaaactacaagaaagaagattccacctaaacattaggaagaacttcctgacagtgagagctgttcggcagtggaatttgctgccaaggagtgtggtggagtctccttctttggaggtctttaagcggaggcttgacagccatctgtcaggaatgctttgatagtgtttcctgcttggcatggggttggactggatggcccttgtggcctcttccaactctatgattctatgatcttccaGCTTCTCAATGCCATGCATCACTGCTGGTTACTGAGGGGGAGCTGACAAGAGAGAGTTCAGCATGGTGCAAGCACAGCACCAGAAATGTCAATTTGGCTCGACTGCTGTGCCCACAATAcaggatgcagctgcagccacaagcagagagGACAAGATGGGACCTCTCCCAAAAAGCACCCCCAAAGCTGTGGCAGCTCTATACAGCTTTACGGgtagaaggtgtgtgtgtgtgtgtgtgtgtgtgtgtgtgtctgtgtctgtgtctgtgtgtgttgtatttttttatttaaacaagacCATAAACTGGCAAATAATGGAAATAATGAAAATACGCAGCAGTTAAGCAATTTCATctgaacataaaaaagaaaaagatccaCCATTAAAACGTACAATaaaataagcccataaaaacagcGAACAATAAAAAGAGTTAAGAACAGccattaaaagcaataaaacgtAAGAGGTTcaggaaatcgggggggggggaggtgtgccTGTTCAAACTGCTATGTCCTAAACAGATGAAGTCTCTTGGTTATTGCCAGGGATGACGTTCCGCAACGTTGCTGCTGCCAGTGGAAAAAGCCTATCTCTCTGTTACTACGAGCTGATAATcatcaggttgtgcaattaacgTGGGTTTCTTTTACCGTGAAGCGGCTTTTGAAATCCAAATGCATGTTCCATAAACGGGCTGTCTGGAAGAGGCTGTGTCCCCTGCCTCGTTCTGTAAAGTGTAGGGTTACTAAAGGCATGACACAACCAtcacgttgttgttcagtcgtgtccgactcttcgtgaccccatggaccagagcacgccaggcacgcctatccttcactgcctctcgcagtttggtcagactcatgttggtagcttcgagaacactgtccaaccatctcatcctctgccatccccttctccttgtgccctccatctttcccaacatcagggtcttttctagggagtcttctcttctcatgaggtggccaaagtactggagcctcaacttcaggatctgtccttctagtgagcactcagggctgatttccttcagaatggataggtttgatcttcttgcagtccatgggactctcaagagtctcctccagcaccataattcaaaagcatcaattcttcggcgatcagccttcttgatggtccagctctcacttccgtacattactactgggaaaaccatagctttaactatgttgtgtactgaattgcaggcacagcactgtaacagagcagccaggaaatagttaaaggaggtagtgattgcttttaattagtTTCACCTGGGTTGGCTATGCTAGCCCAAGTGCCTATATATAGCagcagggtttgtgtttgtgagtgtcttttacttgcttgctgccatgaataaataTGTTACTATTCTATCACTGGCTGGACTCACTTtataacactggcgacgaggatgggatctaGCCAGTGAACTGCCGCCATGACAGAGACCAACAGCAACGCCCGGGAGGGATCGGCTGGCAATATGGCAACACGTGGCTCAATTGAGGAATTTAATGTCAATGAGCCAGGAGAATGGAGTGATTATTGTGACAGACTTAAGTTTTACCTCCGTGCTAATAGAATTACCAGTGCTGAGGAGCGAAGGGATACGTTCCTCAGTGTGTGCGGAAAGGCTACTTTTAAATTAGCAAAGAACCTTATCTCCCCGGCCACACTTGAGTCAAAGACTTTTGAGGAATTGACTGCGGTGCTTGGCAACCATTTTGAGCCGGCGCCTTCACAATTGGCCTGCCGGCAGATGTTTTACCAGCGGTACCAGCAGAGTGGAGAGTCGGCGTCATCATTTGTGGCTGCCTTGAGGGAACTCACCCGCTGTTGTGAGTTCCACGATCTGGAGGAGATGCTGAGGGATCGTTTTGTGTGTGGCCTGTGTGatgagaggctgcagagggaattGGTTGCCAAGAAGTTTTTGACCTTCCAGGAAGCTTATGACTTTGTCATCTCCCGGGAGGGGGCAGACCGCACAGTTCGAGAGCTCCGTGGTGGACAGGCGACTGGTGTGCATGCGGTGGAGACTGACACAGAGGAAGGCGCGTCGGACGAGGTAACGGGGGGAGCATTGAAGGTGTTTCAGTCCTCCCACCGGCAGCAAGGAAGTCGACAGCTTGATCATCGCCGGCTGCTGGCCCAGTCGTCCCCCAAGAGCTGTGACAGTTGCGGAAAAGCACACGAGCGACGGTTTTGCAGGTTCCGCAACGCCCAGTGTCGGAAGTGTAAGAGGATGGGCCATATTGCCCGAGTCTGTCGGGCTGGAGATCGAGAGACTGGAGATCGTTCAAGAGAGAgactgaggtgctggggctcagaGCCTGAGATTGTGGGTCAGTGTTCTTCGACCCGTATTCAGCCCCAAAGTGATAGTGTACGGCCACCACCAAGGATCACGAAAGTGGTTCGCATAGAGGGGGTGCCCTGTGAACTGGAAGTGGACTCTGGGTCGGGGTTCACGATTGTTTCAGAGCCCACTTTCCGCAGGTTTTGCCCCAAAGCGGGCCGCGATTGTCTTCGTCCCCTGGATTTCTTTTTAAGAGACTTTAATCAGAATCCGGTGCCTGTCCTAGGTGTTGGGGATTTTCGCGTCCAGCACAgaaaatttaaaggcaaactgcGAATTGTGGTTGCAGGGGGCCGGCGGCCGGACTTACTGGTTTGAGGCCTTCGGCATCCGCCTAGAGGGGGCCCACAGAATAGAGTCGGCACCGTCTTCTTTTGAGGCATTGTGCCAGGAGTTCGCAGCTGTTTTTGACGGACAATTGGGACGATACACAGGGCCGCCGGTGTCCTTCGATCTGGACCCGGCTGTTTGCCCTATCCGACTGAAGCCGCGCCGTGTGCCCTTTGCATTGAAGCCGAGGATCGATGAAGAGTTGGACAAGCTTGTGGAGCAGGGGGTGCTGGAGCCCGTCTCGCATGCCCGCTGGGAGACCCCAATCGTGTGCCCTTTGAAGGCAAACGGCGCAGTACGGATCTGCGCGGATTACAAGTGCACTCTGAATAAGGCACTGCAGCAAAATGcctacccagtgccagtggtaaGCCATGTGCTCGCGTCCCTGGCAGGGGGGCAGATTTTTGCAAAATTAGACCTGGCGCAGGCCTACCAACAGCTCCCGGTAGACGACGCCACAGCGGAGGCGCAGACAATTGTTACTCACCGGGGAGCATTTCGAGTTAAGCATATGCAGTTTGGGGTCAGCGTGGCCCCAGGAATTTTTCAGGGACTGATGGAGCGACTACTTAAGGGAATCCCGGGGGTAATTCCCTATTTTGATGATATACTAGTCGCCGGGGTGTCCTCAGAGGAACTGATTTCCCGCCTCCGTGAAGTTCTGGCCCGCCTTGCAAAAGCTGGCCTTAAGGTTAAGCGGGAGAAGTGCTTCTTGGGAGTTCCCCAAGTAGAGTTCCTGGGGTTCCTGGTTGACGCCAAGGGTATCCATCCTACTTCTGCGAAAGTTACTGCCATCAGGAGTGCGCCAGCCCCACAGTCAAAGAAAGAGCTGCAGTCGTTCTTGGGGCTTCTCAATTTTTATCATGCCTTCCTTCCACATAAGGCGTCTATCGCGGAACCACTACATCGTCTGCTTGATGACCGGGGAACTTGGAAGTGGGGGCAGCGGGAAGCTGCTGCTTTCGCCGCAGTAAAGGACTTACTTTCGTCCGATAGTGTTCTTACCCATTTCCGTGAAGATCTGCCTTTGTCGTTGGCTTGTGATGCATCTCCTTACGGGATTGGAGCCGTGCTGAGCCACCGGTTACCGGATGGGCGGGAGGCTCCTATTGCTTATTTTTCTCGAACTTTGTCGTTGGCCGAGAggaactatgctcaaattgaccgGGAGGCTCTGGCATTGGTCGCAGGAGTAAAAAAGTTCCATGATTATGTTTATGGGCGCCCGTTCGAGCTTgtgactgaccacaagccgctgctAGGGTTGTTTGCGCCAGACCGTCAAACACCGCAGATCTTGTCAGCCCGCATGTTGCGGTGGGCCATGTTTTTGTCAGCCTACACGTATGAACTGGTGCATCGAGCGGGTAAAGCCCTGGGCCATGCAGACGCCCTCAGTCGGTTGCCATTGCCAGAGCCGGCTGAGGATCCATCACCGGCTTATGGCGTTATGTCCTTGGAAGACCTGCCGCAACCCCCTGTTAGTGCGGATCGGCCGCAGGAGGCTatcaaggagaatgttagccgctttgagactccttcgggaagtgataaattgggatatcaaatccaaactcctcttcttcttcttcttcttcttcttcttcttcttcttcgtcttcccCATGCCTTTCCATCATTGATGCCAAGACCCGGCCAGATAATTCTTTAATGAGCTTCTCTCAGATATTTTCTGCCTTGGAGAGATTCCCAGAGAGGAAATGGATGGGATCCCTGCAGGCCATTGTCTGACAGCGCAATGCCCTGCGCATTTCCTCAAAAGTAATTCCCACCGATTCCAGTGGGggttactcccaggaaagtaggcATTGGATTGTGGCCTTAGTGAAGAGTGGAAGGTGCTCAGAGCCTGGGTGGCTGGAAAATTTTGAGTGGCTCAAAATTACGTCTTTTTTTCCTGACTGGCCTGACGATCTAGAGAGTGCGAAGACTtgacgtacccccccccccccgcactcggTAGGAACTTCCCATCGTCCTCCGGAGTTCAAAGAGGCCCTGTGGCAAAAATAGGAGAGACACTCATGTGGAGACCCGCTCCCTAGAGATAGGAAGCTTGCCAAATACTGAATTAGAAAATGTGCAGACAATGCTTTGGGCGATTCTTTCAAATTGATGTGTAAAACCCAGCCTTGGTCGTCTCTTTAGCTCCTCTCTTTTCTGCAAAGTCTAAGGCTTTCcttgttttcatgttttgtttaAAGTGTTTTGCATGACCcatcagagggtggcaacacaagaacggggccttctctgcagtggttccccgtctgtgcaatgctctccccagggaagttcgtctgctgccttcattatacacctataggcaccaggcaaaaacgttcctttttaaccaggcttttggttgatccgattgacatcctatgcctttttaaaatgtgtttttttatgggggggcgactattgggttgttgtttttattaggtattttgtggttttatatcttgattttattctgtggactgccctgagagccctgggtatagggcggtatataagttcaattgatgatgatgatgatgccataaAATTCTCTGAAGGGGCTTACACTATCCTTCGTCCTTCTCCCCATTCCCCTCAATTTTCTCAACTGTTCTccttccaaaactcttcttccctAGCTCACCTGTTTTTAGGACTGGCTAGTAgttgggcttgttgttgttcagtcgttcagtcgtatccgactcttcgtgaccccatggaccagagcacgccaggcacccctatccttcaccgcctctcgcagtttggccaaactcatgttagtagcttcgagaacactgtccaaccatctcatcctctgttgtccccttctccttgtgccctccatctttcccaacatccgggtcttttctagggagtgttctcttctcagtAGTTGGGCTACTGGACATTTAAACCAAAATGGccataattctctctctctctctctctctctctctctctctctctcagatgcTAAGCCCCCTCCAGAAATGTGGCTCCGAAGGCTGCCTCGTAGACTGCGATTTTTTCCCCTGGCACAGGAGCAACCTCCGAAGGCGGCACCAGAGCTTCGAGGAGTCGGAGTCCGGGGGCGACCACGAAGCTCCCGGCCAGGAGAagccctcccctcccagcatcCTCTTGGAGGGCGCAGAAGTGCCCGCCTGCCTCCAGATCCCCCTGCAAGACCCCGGAGGGGTGTGGCGATCCCGCAGCGAGGGCCGCCTGGACCAAAAGGGGGGGCCGTGCCCAGGGGAGGTCGAGGCGGTGGACCAAACAGGGAGCGGGTGGAGTCTGCCATCCCCCAAGTCTTTGAGGAAAGAGCGACGCCTCAGAGGGAGAGTTGCGGCGGCGAAGCAGCACTTGAGGAACCTCTTCGGAGGGTCCAACAAGGTCGGTGGGCGGCCCTTTCTCCTCCTCGCGCGGCGCTGCCGTGTTTCCACCCCTTTGTTGCTTACTGCCCgtctttcttctttccacaaACCCGGCCGCCACCGCACACCGCTTCCAGGAGAAATGCGAGCCcagaatctattttattttagcttGGTTGTATAAATATTTTACTGTCTTTGTTCCCAAAGGTTTTAATCTCTGGAATTTCCtgcagtgaaagagagagagagagagagagagggagggagggagggagggagggggagagggagagagtcaCATCCCAAGGCTAAATAGAAAGCTGATAATTCATTACCAAGGAAGGGTTATGTCAAAGGGCCTGGGAGCCTGGACTCCTGGGTTCTCTAGAGGGGGACCAGAGACTAATAAGCGAAGCAAAGGATCTGAGAGGCAAAGTCTTTTGTCTAATAGGTTTGCTTGGCTATCTGACACGAACACTGATGCCATTCTAGCTTAGCTGACTCCtgtggttccagttacaggtgggtagccgtcatagctgtcaactttcggatttgaaaataagggatcagcagcctctcctatcccggggacagtcacatggcagtggtgggcggagccagaagcaaaagtgggcggagcagcaatgtaaactccatatTTTTACATTGTGCAAGTACAGTAGTTCCTACATACAGACATGTCTGCCAAGCCTTCAAGCAAGAGGTGttaattatcagagttcaaggtcacattgctaccagggaaaaccacaggctgcgaagcaagaccagtgagaatccactccccccccccagctaaccctattgtctagctgaggggctcggcagcagctgataggggctgatgcagggggccaaatacggcccctgtaagcacaggaaatggctcccacttgctttgaggctgcaaggaggcaaggtcttcccagtccctggccagcagggggagggagaggagctgcttcctttgaaaaacgggaaattaaagggatataaaaaataagggatggcagcgggaaacagcttgaaataagggagtttcccggggaaaacgggatacttgacagcactggtagccgtgttggtctgccttagtaTCTGAAggtatgagcacacgaaagctcataccaagaacaaacttagttggtctctaaggtgctactggaaagaattttttattttgttttgactcctgTGGCTAAGAGTACTGTTAGGGCTTTGAGATCTCTTGTGAGTTAAGTGActgatggaataataataatcaataacaacatttatatttactataatattatatttattatattctgaagaattgtgcatgcacacgaaagctcatgccaagaacaaactcagttggtctctaaggtgctactggaaggattttttattattttttattttgttttaacatttatatATTAAGAGGAATTGTCTTGGATGACCTttacagagccccccccccctttaaatgtttTGAGAACcctaaataataatcataatcatagtaTGTatactccagccactctgggcggctcccaacagaacactgacgacagaataaaacttcaaacattaaaaacttccctaaacagggatgccttcagatgtcttctaaaagtcagatagttgtttatttccttgatatctgatgggagggcgttccacagggcaggtgccaccaccgagaaggccctctgcctggttccctgtaacctcacttctcacaggtagggaactgccagaaggccctcggagctggaactcagtgtctgggctggacgatgagggtggagacactccttcaggtatactgggccaaggccgtttggggctttaaagatcagcaccaacactttgaattgtgcttggaaacgaaCTGGAAGCTaaggtaggtctttcaggaccggtgttatatggtctcagtggccactctcagtcaccagtctggctttATATCTAAAGATATAAAGAGGGCCCTATGCATAAGCTGAGGCAAGTCTAGCCCTGAATTCAGTGaaattcagaggagggcaaccaaaatggtcaaaggcctggaaacgatgccttatgaggaacggcttagggagctgggtatgtttagcctggagaagagaaggttaaggggtgatatgatagccatattcaaatatataaaaggatgtcatatagaggagggagaaaggttgttttctgctgctccagagaagcggacacggggcaatggattcaaactacaagaaagaagattccacctaaacataaggaagaacttcctgacagtaagagctgtttggcagtggaatttgctgccaaggagtgtggtggagtctccttctttggaggtctttaagcggaggcttgacagccacctgtcaggaatgctttgatggtgtttcctgcttggcagggggttggactggatgacccttgtggtctcttccaactctatgattctatgattctatgaaatgcagggGGCGGCATAAAACCCCCTTGTTTCTGGAAGCGGTTGTGGGACCCTGGACACCTGGGTCCCTTGGGGCACCGCAGAACTTGAACTCTTGTTTCTGTGTTTCAGTCTCTGGCGTCGAGTGTGGAATCAGACCTGGGATCAGAAGGTGACAGCAGCTGCCAGGCACAACAGAGGCAAAAACGCCGCCGGTGAGTTGAGTAGCTAGAAGCAGAGCTAAAATCTGCCAGATCCTGGTTTGGATCTCACCTCGTCCTTGGACTTACTGGGTAGCTGGCTGAAAAgtcattacagtcgtaccttggttctcgaatgccttgcgcatcgaatgttttggctcccaaactctgcaaactcagaaatgagtgttctggtttgcaaacttttcttctttttttggaagccgaacatccgccatagcttccgcggcttccgattgagtgcaggaagctcctgcagccaatcggaagccacaccttggttttcaaatatttttggaTGTCGGACTCCCCACACCAATCTGAAGGTTGGGTTCAGCTGCCTCTTTGCATTTGATTtactttttgtttctttcttttcaaaaggaggaaaaataaaagaaacttcCTAAGGTTATGGAGCTCGGGGAGTAATGAAATTCAGTCCCTAAGGTAATTTAGCTCTCTTATTCTAACAAGAATTttgtgcttgtttgcttgtttgtttgtgtgttggggggtgagGCTTCAGTGGACCATACAGTTATTATTCTGTATCTCtgtcagggccggccctaccattagatgAAGAGATGTGGGAGATGTTGGGGCAGGGCAGTAGTAGCAGTCATGGCTTGTTCTCATAAGCCGCTCCTTGGACTACTCCCCTCTGCTGCAGGACAGAGCTGTGCACACTAGCCTGTTCCCCTAGACTAGCCTGCTGCCCCAGGTGTACACCATTGCATCACCAGTGCTCAGGACGTACAGtaattcttgtaacttgaagccatgggttcgattcctaccctccagagcgggagaaaacaagcttcctccatcttctatgtgacagccctttacatatttgaagatagctatcctatcttctctcagtctcgacttttgcaggctaaacatagccagctccttcaaccactcctcataaggcttggtttccagacccttgataatcttggtcgccctcctctgcacatattccagcttgtcaacatccttcttaaattgtgctgcccagaactggacacagtattccaggtggggtctaaCCAAGACAGAATATAGCAATTCCCTTGATCTGGGTACTATACTTCCTGTTGATGCAGGCTAGAAACAcattaggtttttttgtttttttgtttttgctgctgcatcacactgttgacgcctgttaaacttgtggtccaccaagacccctagatccttttcacatgtagtaagccaggtgtccccatccTACATTTGTGCATccggttcttcctgcctaagtgaagaaccttacatttctccctattgaaattcattttgtttagctggggtccagttctccaatccaTTAAGACAGTTTTTAATTGTACCACTAAAtgtactgcccacctagcagttcgaaagtacgtcaaagtgcaagtagataaataggtaccactccggcgggaaagtaaacggcgtttccgtgcgctgctctggtttgccagaagtggctttgccatgctggccacatgacccggaagctgtctgtggacaaacaccagctcccttggcctatagagcgagatgagcaccacaactccagagtcgtccgcgactggacctaacggtcaggggtacctttacctttacctttaaatgtacTGCTAGCAAGCCAGGTGTACCCTTTTGATTCcaagcaactggaattcagaggcatactgcctccaacagtgtaggtagaacatagcctttgtggctagtagctgtcAGTCCAGACGATTTCTCTATGTAGACTGCGATGAGGTGGGCGGTGGACACGCACTAACTTGTTGTTGTCCTTAGGGAGCCAAATGCCATTGGTCAGTCCTGGTTTCCATGGCCAGGGATGGCCCAACCCAATAGACAATACTGACAATTCCTACTAAGTATTcggcattcttc is from Lacerta agilis isolate rLacAgi1 chromosome 2, rLacAgi1.pri, whole genome shotgun sequence and encodes:
- the LOC117042402 gene encoding uncharacterized protein LOC117042402; amino-acid sequence: MTETNSNAREGSAGNMATRGSIEEFNVNEPGEWSDYCDRLKFYLRANRITSAEERRDTFLSVCGKATFKLAKNLISPATLESKTFEELTAVLGNHFEPAPSQLACRQMFYQRYQQSGESASSFVAALRELTRCCEFHDLEEMLRDRFVCGLCDERLQRELVAKKFLTFQEAYDFVISREGADRTVRELRGGQATGVHAVETDTEEGASDEVTGGALKVFQSSHRQQGSRQLDHRRLLAQSSPKSCDSCGKAHERRFCRFRNAQCRKCKRMGHIARVCRAGDRETGDRSRERLRCWGSEPEIVGQCSSTRIQPQSDSVRPPPRITKVVRIEGVPCELEVDSGSGFTIVSEPTFRSTENLKANCELWLQGAGGRTYWFEAFGIRLEGAHRIESAPSSFEALCQEFAAVFDGQLGRYTGPPVSFDLDPAVCPIRLKPRRVPFALKPRIDEELDKLVEQGVLEPVSHARWETPIVCPLKANGAVRICADYKCTLNKALQQNAYPVPVVSHVLASLAGGQIFAKLDLAQAYQQLPVDDATAEAQTIVTHRGAFRVKHMQFGVSVAPGIFQGLMERLLKGIPGVIPYFDDILVAGVSSEELISRLREVLARLAKAGLKVKREKCFLGVPQVEFLGFLVDAKGIHPTSAKVTAIRSAPAPQSKKELQSFLGLLNFYHAFLPHKASIAEPLHRLLDDRGTWKWGQREAAAFAAVKDLLSSDSVLTHFREDLPLSLACDASPYGIGAVLSHRLPDGREAPIAYFSRTLSLAERNYAQIDREALALVAGVKKFHDYVYGRPFELVTDHKPLLGLFAPDRQTPQILSARMLRWAMFLSAYTYELVHRAGKALGHADALSRLPLPEPAEDPSPAYGVMSLEDLPQPPVSADRPQEAIKENLTCF
- the LOC117042165 gene encoding regulator of G-protein signaling 3-like, encoding MLSPLQKCGSEGCLVDCDFFPWHRSNLRRRHQSFEESESGGDHEAPGQEKPSPPSILLEGAEVPACLQIPLQDPGGVWRSRSEGRLDQKGGPCPGEVEAVDQTGSGWSLPSPKSLRKERRLRGRVAAAKQHLRNLFGGSNKSLASSVESDLGSEGDSSCQAQQRQKRRRRKNKRNFLRLWSSGSNEIQSLRPTPEEAQEWAESLEKLLLHPYGRSAFHAFLKSEFSEENLDFWLACEDYRKLRGCDKLQDSAKKIYDQYVTIHAPKEVNLDCQTRDVTNRNILLPTRSCFEQAQRRIFGLMEKDSYPRFLRSLLYQTLSQPDRHQPNGPV